The following are encoded together in the candidate division WOR-3 bacterium genome:
- a CDS encoding glycosyltransferase family 39 protein, which produces MIVISIITFTARVFYVLKIGEITSSEDFRIAINISEGNGFIFNQDVGPTALKAPLYPYFLSLIMILFGSKALLSAVLIQHVIFSLTPFIIYKSGELLENKKFGFVCATVFALYPAFISYPNTIEVASISIPFGVLTLYLILLSVKRKPKVVILSVLCSALLCLLQPMFFIILILLYTFLLIKRKTKLEFWAFMIFLLTVSPWVIRNYVTFNKFIFIKSPFWQNVYTGYMPDYHRKEEFDIVPDSVKKNIDEDRKIYNDVEMEERYKNAVLPIIRSNIGLYIKKSFSQLFWLWWSPPKYSGNISFAVFRMFPLSLIYIFSIFGLKRIFSKENRKFYTAILFTMVYFSVVYALTFALNVRFKLEFEWLLFFVAAQGFILLQRLSRPEKDSKSHCQVQSQLSESRRP; this is translated from the coding sequence TTGATTGTAATTTCAATAATTACATTTACAGCGAGAGTTTTCTATGTTTTGAAGATCGGGGAGATTACGAGCTCTGAAGACTTCAGAATCGCAATAAACATATCAGAGGGAAATGGGTTTATTTTCAATCAGGATGTCGGTCCGACAGCCTTAAAAGCTCCTCTATATCCTTATTTTCTGTCTTTAATTATGATTCTTTTCGGCTCAAAGGCTCTTTTATCAGCTGTTCTTATACAGCACGTCATTTTTTCTTTGACCCCTTTTATAATCTATAAATCAGGAGAATTGCTCGAAAACAAAAAATTTGGTTTTGTTTGCGCTACAGTTTTCGCTTTGTATCCCGCTTTTATCAGCTATCCGAACACAATAGAAGTGGCGAGTATATCTATACCTTTTGGTGTTCTTACTCTTTATTTAATCCTGCTGTCGGTAAAAAGAAAACCTAAGGTCGTAATCCTTTCAGTTCTATGCTCTGCATTATTATGCCTTTTACAGCCCATGTTTTTTATCATACTTATACTTTTGTATACTTTTTTGCTCATCAAAAGAAAAACAAAGCTTGAGTTCTGGGCTTTTATGATTTTTTTATTGACTGTTTCTCCATGGGTAATCAGAAATTATGTCACTTTCAATAAGTTCATATTCATAAAATCCCCTTTTTGGCAGAATGTATACACAGGTTATATGCCCGACTATCATAGGAAAGAAGAATTCGACATCGTCCCCGACAGTGTTAAGAAAAACATAGATGAGGACAGAAAAATCTACAACGACGTGGAAATGGAAGAAAGATACAAAAACGCGGTCCTGCCCATAATCCGTTCTAATATTGGTTTGTATATAAAAAAATCTTTTTCCCAACTATTCTGGCTCTGGTGGTCTCCTCCGAAATACAGCGGCAACATATCTTTTGCCGTTTTTCGCATGTTTCCGCTCTCTCTCATATATATTTTTTCTATTTTTGGGCTTAAAAGGATTTTCTCAAAAGAAAACAGAAAATTTTACACTGCAATTTTATTCACAATGGTTTATTTTTCGGTTGTCTATGCCCTGACTTTCGCTTTAAATGTCAGGTTCAAACTTGAATTCGAATGGTTGCTGTTTTTTGTTGCGGCGCAGGGATTTATTTTATTACAGCGACTGAGTCGCCCGGAAAAAGATTCGAAATCTCATTGCCAGGTTCAATCCCAATTGTCTGAATCCCGC